A genomic region of Columba livia isolate bColLiv1 breed racing homer unplaced genomic scaffold, bColLiv1.pat.W.v2 Scaffold_95, whole genome shotgun sequence contains the following coding sequences:
- the LOC135578181 gene encoding maestro heat-like repeat-containing protein family member 2A: MPAACTSCPCPTDGLEDSGSLWWLSGNKGKQVPSLPFVVCPQGDRVDTYRELEHALQGEDGCLPGGVVNRLIAEASGDLRAAQGVMDDVKMAASDFLVALARTHFYFVMAELQSHLKVVGKVPDEAVLVTLGKMAGSYALRCVPFAGATLLALRRTLSRAGSGRTLRIICGVLERWSKGITMYLCSQKRHPFPQSRAAQLCGDLYPLFHHAVVNWLGCKEEQDNRAVLGAVAAMVGVLVCEERHCQCAREQLLQLLRQHQRVQDTSRVTEVRTRAGPGVADRRVCAGATRCWGAVGCQGNWEALREGAGRAEEA; this comes from the exons ATGCCTGCAGCTTGTACCTCATGCCCGTGTCCCACAGATGGTTTGGAGGACAGTGGGTCTCTCTGGTGGCTCTCTGGGAACAAGGGTAAACAAGTCCCATCACTGCCCTTTGTGGTCTGTCCCCAGGGTGACCGGGTGGACACATACCGGGAGCTGGAGCATGCCTTGCAGGGAGAGGATGGCTGCTTGCCCGGTGGTGTTGTGAACCGCCTCATAGCAGAGGCCTCGGGTGACCTGCGAGCAGCCCAG GGTGTGATGGATGATGTGAAGATGGCCGCCAGTGACTTCTTGGTGGCTCTGGCCCGCACCCACTTTTACTTCGTCatggctgagctgcagagccacCTGAAGGTGGTGGGGAAGGTCCCTGATGAGGCTGTGCTCGTCACCTTGGGCAAGATGGCTGGCAGCTATG CCCTGCGCTGTGTCCCCTTCGCGGGAGCGACGCTGCTGGCCCTGCGCAGGACGCTGAGCCGGGCAGGGAGCGGCCGGACCCTGCGCATCATCTGCGGGG TTCTGGAGCGATGGTCCAAGGGCATCACCATGTACTTGTGCAGCCAGAAACGACACCCCTTTCctcagagcagggcagcacagctctgtggagaccttTACCCGCTCTTCCATCACGCAGTGGTAAATTGGCTGGGCTGCAAGGAGGAACAG gaTAATCGGGCTGTCCTGGGTGCGGTGGCTGCCATGGTTGGTGTCCTTGTGTGTGAGGAGCGGCACTGCCAGTGTGCCCgggagcagctcctccagctcctgcgCCAGCACCAGCGGGTCCAGGACACCTCCCGGGTCACCGAGGTGAGGACTCGTGCAGGGCCCGGCGTGGCTGATCGGCGAGTCTGTGCCGGTGCCACACGgtgctggggagctgtggggtgcCAGGGGAACTGGGAAGCTCTTAgagaaggagcagggagagcagaggaggCCTGA